From a single Accipiter gentilis chromosome 8, bAccGen1.1, whole genome shotgun sequence genomic region:
- the LOC126041782 gene encoding tyrosine-protein kinase ZAP-70-like, protein MPDAAAHLPFYYGSIARSEAEEYLKLAGMSDGLFLLRQCLRSLGGYVLSMVCNLQFYHYAIERQMNGTYAIAGGKAHCGPEELCEFYSKDADGLCCTLRKPCNRPCGVDPQPGVFDSMRDNMVREYVRQTWKLEGDALEQAIISQAPQVEKLIATTAHERMPWYHGSIARDEAERRLYSGAQPDGKFLLRERKENSAYALSLVYGKTVYHYRIDQDKSGKYSIPEGTKFDTLWQLVEYLKLKPDGLIFYLREACPNPNMPASAAPVPPTHPSMSRHLGPLNADGYTPEPVGVGKSRLLPMDTSVYESPYSDPEELKDKKLFLKRDHLMIDEVELGAGNFGCVKKGVYKMRKKQIDVAIKVLKSNNEKTVKDEMMKEAQIMHQLDNPYIVRMIGVCEAESLMLVMEMASGGPLNKFLASRKDEIIVSNIVELMHQVSMGMKYLEEKNFVHRDLAARNVLLVNQHYAKISDFGLSKALGADDSYYKARTAGKWPLKWYAPECILYHKFSSKSDVWSYGVTMWEAFSYGQKPYKKMKGPEVISFIEQGKRMDCPTDCPAEMYALMQQCWTYRWEERPGFTTVENVIRSYYYSIANKTENGPETEDKSKAALP, encoded by the exons ATGCCAGATGCTGCTGCTCACCTGCCCTTTTACTATGGCAGCATTGCCAGGTCAGAAGCGGAGGAGTACCTCAAGCTGGCGGGGATGTCGGATGGCCTGTTCCTGCTGCGGCAATGCCTGCGCAGTCTGGGGGGgtatgtcctctccatggtctgCAACCTGCAGTTTTACCATTACGCCATTGAGCGCCAGATGAACGGTACCTACGCCATTGCTGGGGGCAAAGCACACTGTGGGCCAGAGGAACTCTGTGAATTTTATTCCAAGGATGCCGATGGGCTCTGCTGCACCCTCCGCAAGCCCTGCAACCGCCCCTGTGGTGTGGACCCCCAGCCCGGTGTCTTCGACAGCATGAGGGACAATATGGTGCGCGAATATGTCCGGCAGACATGGAAACTAGAG GGGGATGCACTCGAACAAGCCATCATAAGCCAGGCTCCACAGGTGGAGAAGCTCATCGCCACCACAGCCCATGAGAGGATGCCCTGGTACCATGGCAGCATCGCCCGGGATGAAGCTGAACGGAGGCTCTACTCAGGGGCACAACCTGATGGGAAATTCCT gctgagagaaaggaaggaaaacagtgcCTACGCCCTCTCCCTTGTCTATGGCAAAACAGTGTATCACTATCGGATAGACCAGGACAAGTCCGGCAAGTACTCCATCCCCGAGGGGACCAAGTTCGACACACTCTGGCAG TTGGTGGAGTACCTAAAACTCAAACCGGACGGGCTGATTTTCTACCTGAGGGAAGCCTGCCCCAACCCCAACATGCCAG CATCTGCAGCACCGGTTCCACCAACCCACCCCTCCATGAGC agacaCCTGGGGCCTCTCAATGCAGATGGATACACACCAGAGCCTGTAG GTGTAGGAAAGTCACGCCTGCTACCCATGGACACCAGTGTCTACGAGAGCCCGTACAGTGACCCTGAGGAACTGAAGGATAAAAAACTTTTCCTGAAGAGGGACCACCTGATGATCGATGAAGTGGAACTGGGGGCAGGAAACTTTGGCTGTGTCAAGAAAGGAGTCTACAAAATGAGAAA GAAGCAGATTGATGTGGCCATCAAGGTGCTGAAGAGCAACAATGAGAAAACAGTGAAAGATGAAATGATGAAGGAAGCCCAGATCATGCATCAGCTAGACAACCCCTACATTGTCCGCATGATTGGGGTCTGCGAGGCAGAGTCCCTGATGCTCGTGATGGAGATGGCTTCTGGAGGGCCACTCAACAAGTTCTTGGCTTCCAGGAA AGACGAGATTATAGTCAGCAATATTGTGGAGCTGATGCACCAAGTATCCATGGGGATGAAgtacttggaggaaaaaaactttGTCCACAGAGACCTGGCAGCCAGGAATGTCCTACTGGTCAACCAGCATTATGCCAAGATCAGTGACTTTGGGCTCTCCAAGGCTCTTGGTGCTGATGACAGCTACTACAAG GCCAGGACAGCAGGAAAGTGGCCCTTGAAATGGTATGCCCCAGAGTGCATCCTCTATCACAAGTTCTCCAGCAAGAGTGATGTATGGAGCTATGGTGTAACCATGTGGGAGGCCTTCAGCTACGGGCAGAAACCATACaag AAAATGAAAGGCCCAGAGGTCATCAGCTTCATAGAGCAAGGGAAGCGCATGGACTGCCCCACGGACTGCCCGGCAGAGATGTACGCCCTCATGCAGCAATGCTGGACCTACAG ATGGGAAGAGCGTCCAGGATTTACTACTGTGGAAAACGTAATCCGCTCCTACTACTACAGTATTGCTAACAAGACAGAAAATGGGCCAGAGACAGAGGACAAGTCAAAAGCAGCTCTTCCTTGA